In the genome of Myxococcus stipitatus, one region contains:
- a CDS encoding acyl-CoA dehydrogenase family protein: MNDILSFLLTEPPAPSELDSVAAWWRQHAALMSRFPAPADLALAGGFRADRLGYAFASGYHAAHRFLFPMLPSDSPTALCATEPAGAHPSAIQTRLTPSGSGWTLSGEKTFVTLGTSAELLLVVASEGQDAQGRNRLRMVCLDSKRPGVRVTALPELPFVPEIPHAELRLEDVAVSPDEVLPGDGYTRYLKPFRTVEDCHVQLALLGWLLQLGRHHGWPDALREELLAVAVMMRGLAQADPSSAATHVALGGALARVKHTVTQCEPLWAQVDAVTRERWARDRRLLDVAGKVRAKRLESARLRLSGEAPRDEA; encoded by the coding sequence GTGAACGACATCCTCTCCTTCCTGCTCACCGAGCCTCCCGCGCCCTCCGAGCTCGACTCCGTCGCGGCCTGGTGGCGCCAGCACGCGGCGCTCATGTCCCGCTTCCCGGCGCCCGCGGACCTGGCGCTCGCGGGAGGCTTCCGCGCGGACCGGCTCGGGTATGCCTTTGCCTCGGGCTACCACGCCGCCCATCGCTTCCTGTTCCCCATGCTCCCTTCCGACAGCCCCACCGCGCTCTGCGCCACGGAGCCGGCCGGGGCACATCCCTCCGCCATCCAGACGCGCCTGACGCCGTCCGGCTCGGGCTGGACGCTCTCCGGGGAGAAGACCTTCGTCACGCTGGGCACCTCCGCGGAGCTGCTGCTCGTGGTCGCCTCCGAGGGCCAGGACGCGCAGGGCCGCAACCGGCTGCGCATGGTGTGTCTGGACTCGAAGCGCCCGGGTGTTCGCGTCACCGCGCTCCCCGAGCTGCCCTTCGTGCCCGAAATCCCCCACGCGGAGCTGCGGCTCGAGGATGTCGCCGTGTCCCCGGACGAGGTGCTCCCGGGCGACGGCTACACGCGCTACCTCAAGCCCTTCCGCACCGTGGAGGACTGCCACGTCCAGCTCGCGTTGCTCGGGTGGCTCCTCCAGCTCGGCCGGCACCATGGCTGGCCCGACGCCCTCCGCGAAGAGCTCCTCGCCGTGGCCGTCATGATGCGGGGGCTTGCCCAGGCGGACCCGTCCTCCGCGGCGACGCACGTGGCGCTCGGCGGCGCGCTCGCACGCGTCAAGCACACCGTCACGCAATGCGAGCCGCTCTGGGCCCAGGTCGATGCCGTGACGCGCGAGCGATGGGCGCGGGACCGGCGGCTCCTCGACGTCGCGGGGAAGGTCCGCGCGAAGCGGCTGGAGTCGGCGCGGCTGAGGCTCTCGGGCGAGGCTCCGCGCGACGAGGCCTGA
- a CDS encoding M18 family aminopeptidase: MSPTDTDALANDLLAYIDASPTPYHAVRETARRLEQAGYRALDERESWSLEPGARVYVTRGDTSIAAFQLGTSPVDRAGFRLVGAHTDSPNLRLKPHAELARNGYRQLGVEVYGGVLLHTWTDRDLSLAGRVVVMEGGKGGKGGVPRSHLVDFRKPLLRVPNLAIHLNRAVNTDGLKLNPQDHMVPVLGLEHADAVDLRTMLVNELSRGGVKTEAANILGFDLCLYDLQPSTRSGARSEFLLAPRLDNLASCHAGLSALLSAPDSREATSGLILFDHEEVGSRSAQGAASPFLRSLLERITLAHSDGKPDAFHRAMAQSFLVSADMAHAVHPNYASLHEPKHQPQMGAGPVIKSNVNQSYATDGESWAYFATLCRSAGVTPQHFVTRTDLGCGSTIGPISAGQLGIRTVDVGNPMLSMHSIREMACASDVAAMVAVLRRLYA, translated from the coding sequence ATGAGCCCCACCGATACCGATGCCCTGGCCAATGACTTGCTCGCGTACATCGACGCCTCGCCCACGCCGTACCATGCGGTGCGCGAGACGGCGCGCCGCCTGGAGCAGGCCGGCTACCGCGCGCTGGATGAGCGTGAGTCCTGGTCGCTGGAGCCCGGCGCGCGCGTCTACGTCACGCGGGGCGACACCAGCATCGCGGCCTTCCAGCTCGGCACCTCGCCCGTGGACCGCGCGGGCTTCCGGCTGGTCGGCGCCCACACGGACTCGCCCAACCTGAGGCTCAAGCCCCACGCGGAGCTCGCCCGGAACGGCTACCGGCAGCTCGGCGTGGAGGTGTACGGCGGCGTGCTGCTGCACACCTGGACGGACCGCGACCTGTCGCTCGCGGGCCGCGTCGTCGTGATGGAGGGAGGCAAGGGGGGCAAGGGCGGCGTGCCGCGCAGCCACCTCGTGGACTTCCGCAAGCCGCTGCTGCGGGTGCCCAACCTGGCCATCCACCTCAACCGCGCGGTGAACACGGACGGGCTGAAGCTCAACCCCCAGGACCACATGGTGCCCGTGCTGGGGCTGGAGCACGCGGACGCCGTGGACCTCCGGACGATGCTGGTGAACGAGCTGTCCCGGGGCGGCGTGAAGACGGAGGCCGCGAACATCCTGGGCTTCGACTTGTGCCTCTACGACCTGCAGCCGTCGACGCGCTCGGGGGCCCGCTCCGAGTTCCTCCTCGCGCCGCGCCTGGACAACCTCGCGAGCTGCCACGCGGGCCTGTCCGCGCTGCTGTCCGCCCCGGACTCGCGCGAGGCCACCAGCGGCCTCATCCTGTTCGACCACGAGGAGGTGGGCAGCCGCAGCGCGCAGGGCGCCGCGTCCCCGTTCCTGCGGTCGCTGCTGGAGCGCATCACCCTGGCGCACTCGGACGGCAAGCCCGATGCGTTCCACCGCGCGATGGCCCAGTCCTTCCTGGTGAGCGCGGACATGGCGCACGCCGTCCATCCCAACTACGCGTCGCTGCATGAGCCGAAGCACCAGCCGCAGATGGGCGCGGGGCCGGTCATCAAGTCGAACGTGAACCAGTCCTACGCCACCGACGGCGAGTCGTGGGCCTACTTCGCCACGCTGTGCCGCTCGGCGGGTGTGACGCCGCAGCACTTCGTCACGCGCACGGACCTGGGCTGCGGCAGCACCATCGGCCCCATCTCCGCGGGACAGCTCGGCATCCGCACCGTCGACGTGGGCAACCCGATGCTGTCCATGCACTCCATCCGCGAGATGGCGTGTGCGTCCGATGTGGCGGCCATGGTGGCCGTGCTCCGCCGGCTCTACGCGTAA